DNA from Symphalangus syndactylus isolate Jambi chromosome 22, NHGRI_mSymSyn1-v2.1_pri, whole genome shotgun sequence:
TGGTCTTCAGGGGACCCCATCACATTCATCCTCCCCACTCTTATCCCCTATTCCCATTTTCTACCGTCAGCCATTTAAGGCATATATTAGATCATATTGTTCCCCTGCTTAAAGCCCTCCAGTGCCTTGTCTCACTCATAAGGTGCAACTTTCTGACATGAACCCCGTAGTTCTGCGTGATCTGGGCTGTGGTTCCTTCCCCTCATCCTCTACCTTCTTCTCCTCACTCGCTCTGCACCTCCCACGGGCTGCCTGGGCTTGGAGGGCTCGTTTGTGCTCCTCTTGCCCAGCCTCCCCACTTTCTGGTCTCAGATTGAGTGTCAGCTCCAAATAAGGCCTTTTCTGAGCACCCCTCTGTCCTGGCCCTGCCTCCGCTGGGAGTTCCTGCTTCCTCTACGTCAGGCCAAGCCTGGTCCGTGTAGTTTTACCTCAGCTAACATCTGCCCACACGGGAGGGGAGGCAACGCCCAGACTCTAGACACTCCCTTGCAGCGTGAGAGGAAAGCCGACAAGAAGCCCCACATAAGGGATTGACTCAGTTATCTGTGAGAGGATCCAAGAGTGGACACAGAAGTGTGCAGCTGAAAACTTTGGGGAAGACCCATCGAATGGCCCAGGCGCAGTCCTGAGAGGGTAGCATTGTGAAGTGACTTGCGTAGGTGGACAGTCCTGGGCGAGAACCTAAGCTCTGCTGCTTCTTCATTCTGCGCTAGTGTTATTTAAATGTCCTAAGCCTCAGTATCCTCATCCATTAAGTTGGAGATAAAAAGAGCAACCCTTTCATAGGCAGGCATTTGGAGATGGCATAGGTGAGGGCTCTTTGGCTCCTCCTGGCACAAAGAAACTCGGTACATGAGCAATCCTTGCCCTCTGGAGGTTCCAGGAAGGTGCAGTTGGTGGGTGCAGAGCTGTGGCCTGACCCGGATGGTAGAAAATGGTCGTGAAAAGAAATGACGATGGAGGTGGAGTACAGGGAGGGTACACTGGATGGTCCAGAGTAAGGGTGCTGGGAATGAGAGAAGGGTTTTAGTCCCCAGGACTGATAGGGGTTTCTAGAGGAGATGGGCTTAGACAGCCATGGGTACAGGTCCCTGGTGATGTGAACCAGATGGGCAATGTGCAAGACGCTGTTGCTGGGTTCAGCAGCAGAGTGGGGAGTCAGTGATGAGTCTCGTCAGCATGTCACAGCTGCTCCCCGGGAACTCCTAGCAGCTTCCTGGCTTACCTCCTTTGGCAAGAGATGCTGCGATCTGCAAAGTGTGGGCTTTGTCTCTGAGTGTCCGTTGGTGTCAGCTTCCACACTGGCATTTGACAGAGGTGGTGCTCCTATGCCCCACTCCAAACTATAAACAGAAGTGAAAGCCTTCTGAATTCCCCAAGGCAGAGAAAAATACGGAGCTTTTGCTGCAAGCAAACCTGACGATATAGTTCTTTCTCTGTTTAAAACTCTCATCAAAGGGATGGGAGCCTAGTCAGTTTTTACCAGTTAACACCATAGCATGGGAGCAGACTTTCTTCCGGCAGGATGAgacttacattttcatttctcattaaCTTGTCTCATTTCTGCTAAGATTTTATTCCTGAGAattgcctctgtctctctcacctCCCTTCATGCAGCAGTTTCAGCAGGAAGTCAGGGTACAGGGAGGAAAGCTTGGTGCAAGGTCTTTGGACCTTTGCCTGATCTCTCTGGGTTTTGGTCTGAGATGTGGCATTTATGAAGCTGTGCACTCTGGATGTGTTCAGGCAAGCACACCTTACCCGCACACACCCACACTTTACAGTGGGCCAGCTGGTGGGGGCACGCTGCGTTCCGACATCTGTCCCAGGGGAAGAGAACCTTCATGGGGGCTTATGCCGAGATGGGATGGTCTCTATAATGCACCTGGCACAAAGCCTGGCAATTGAAGGTGCTCAACAAATGAGTGactaaaaaggagaaatagaaaaactgatTTCAAAGAGCAACGCCCACACTCAAGTGAAATTTTCCATTGCAGACTAGGCAGCGGCCTAGGGGCATAATGGCATAGGGCCAGCTGGCATCCCTTCAGTTGATAAAAGCAGGCACCCACAGAGGAAATGAAATGTAGCTACTGGGGTAGGGGAGAGGGAAGACTTCATCTTAGTTCCCAGGTTCCAGATGCCATGGAAAAGTCTAGAACGCTCTTTGGAAAAAAGAAGTGACTGAGTAAGCAACATTCTCCCTGGCCCCCAATTTCTTCCTCTGCAAAGAGAGGATTGTAATGTATGCTCCAGGTTGCTAtagttaaatgagataaagtgACAAGTAGCTGAGAAACTAGAAAGCATCTAGGAAGATGCCTCCCTCTTGCCCGGAAGAGTCTCTGGCTGTATGTGGTGGAGCCAAGACACGCATGAGGAGTGTTTTTTGAGGAAGAGGTTTAGTGTGACCACTGATAGAAGGGAGGGGCCATAAGGCATGTGTGGAGAGCAAAGCCTGGGAGATTCAGCCAAGGCTGGAAAGggcggggaggaaggggagggtggAGTGGGGCAGGGctctggaaggcagccctgctAGGAGGCTGGGGACCCTTGTTCAGGCTGCTCCAGACTGGTCAGGCTTGGGGGTACATGAGACACTTCCAGAATCCTGATAAATGATCATTTACTAACAAACTCTCTCACTTGTGAGCAGGAATGTTGGTGGCCTCTGCTCATTGGCCAAGAGGAAGCCCACTCTGGAATGCTGTCAATGAATTTCCCAGAAGTGCATGCACacatgcttacacacacacacacacacagagacagagagagagagagagagagagatacataaAGCAGCTGCACCCTATgccattgtggctttaatttgcattttctaaatggctaatgatgttgaacatctttccacGTGCTTATTTGCCACTTGTACATCCTCTTGTGTAAAATGTATCTTCCTATTTTCTATCCATTTTCTAATTAGATATTTTTAACTCTGGCTGTTGCATTTTgagagttctgttttttttttttttttttttttgaggaggcgTCTCGCCctgtaggccaggctggagtgcagtggtgcgatctcggctcactgcaagctccgcctcccgggttcacgccattctcctgcctcagcctccccagcagctgggactacaggcacccgccgccatgcccggctaattttttgtatttttagtagagacggggtttcaccatgttagccaggacgatcTCGATcccctaaccttgtgatctgcccgcctcagcctcccaaagtgctgggattacaggtgtgagccactgcgtctagcCAAAGACAGTTCTTTTTATAGTttagatattagtcttttgtgAGAGGTGTGctctgcaaatatcttctcccagtctAGAGCTTATCTTTTCATCGTCTTAACGGGACCTTTCTCAGGGCAGAAGTTTTCAGTTTTCATGAAGTCCGGTTTATCAATGTTTCCTTTCATGAATTATGCTTTTGGTATCACATGTAAGAGCTCCTTTCCTAATCCTAGATTCTGAAgattttattctaaaagttttatagttttattttaaattgaaacccattatcaattttgagttaatttacgATGTGTGAAACTTACATGGAGGCTTGCATTTGCTGTGGGTATCCAACTGTTCCAGTCCCATTTGTTGAACAGGAATCTTaactattttaatattcatatctgATAACTCACTTGTGGTCACTTGTaggtttgtttcttttgtctgttttttcttttgatccTTTTTTTTGGGGTATACCTGTTAATATGTGTTTGGATACTGGACTTTATAAATCAAACATCATAGTGGCTATAGATGATATTTTCCTTCATAAAGTGTTTACCCTATTCTCCATCAGTGAATGTAGAATAATAGACCTCTTTATTTTTGTCAGGGGCAGAATGCCTTGAAACTTAGTATCATGCTTTGTAGGGACTGGTTTGCCTCTTGTGCACACGCCCACTTTCAGAGTATAGCCTTCCCGACCAGCGTCCTGGATCATCTTCCTATGTGGGTCAAAAACTCCAATTTTTATTTCCCCAGCATCCAAATCTCTAATCAATTGCATTTTAGATACTTTCTGCTTGGTTTCTTTGTCTTTAGCCCTGGGCTGCATGAGGGTGCTTTGGTGGGTGGGAAAGAAATAGATGCAGTATATTTGTTTGACTTTTCTGCACCTCCCTACTTTCAGGTCTCTGAATCCTTCATGTTCTGTTTTGGCATACCTCAGAGTCCAACTATTGTCTCCTCTGTCCCGTGATGTTGCAGAAAGCTCTCCCAAACTTTGAAGTCATCCTCAGTCGAGCCCCTGCAGTCTCCCTGAGTCTCCCTGCTGCTGCTGTAGCTCACCCATGCAGAGGGGCACCTGCAGCAGGACACAGGGCTCATCCAGGGTACCCTTTCTCTCCAGGACCTGAAAGCTTAGGGCCTGCCTCTTCTTATGCCTTAAAacagcctttttgtttgttttgtccttTGATGTAAGTTATTTCTAGTTGCCCTTGCCTGGAGTGTTAGTCTGCTATAAGTTGCTCTGTCAGAGGTGAAAGAAGTCCTCCAGACCCTGTGTTTTGACCAAGGTTTGCCTGACTCTAAATTCCTTGACCTTTGTATTTCTAGCTAAACTCAATATACAGTTTTCGTGAAAATAAGAAAACTCTTTGATAAAAGATTCACACACAAAGACAAACACACCAATTCCTGCTCCACATATATCACACCCagagttttctatttttactgcACGCATCAGAAAACAGCCACTCTGGATACTTTTGAGATAATGGTCTAGGTCCTAATTtaaatacaaaaaggaaaacacCATCGCTGCCTGGAGGGCCTGGCATCTCCTGTGTCCTGGATGGCACCagctccccaggcatgtggaaagAACCACAGCCCCCCGGAGCTATGCCACCTGCCTGGGGGCTCTAACCCATTCCTGCAGAATGGCTGCACCTCCAGCCTTGCTATATGGCAATGTCCTTGGAGTGCTATTCATCTTCCAAAGCCACCTTACACCTGTGGACTCCCCAGTCTAGTAAAGCAGGAAGGGTGGAAGGGGCGCCTCAGCGGAACCGTGTCTATTCACACTCACCCACCCACTTGGCATCTCTTTCTCGGCCATAGGACTCCCAGCGTTCCATGCCTTCCTGCTGCCCCAGGAGCCTCTGTGGGTTCTTCTGTCTCCTCACTTAGGATCTTACCTCTCACCACATGCTTGCTTGTGTCACCCACTCCAGCCAGACCACAATCCCTGGAGATTCTTGAAACTCTCAAGGTCTCTCGGACCTCTGCTCCTCGGCAATGCCAATCAAAAcacccctctcttccttcccgCCCTTCTCTGGGCTGTCACATGGGTGTAAGACACCacctcagggaagccttcctggatATCCCAGCTGGGTGAGAGGGAGGTGCCTGTGGCTGGAGACCCACCGCTGCCCTCAGCCATGGCGCTCTCTGCCCCACTGCCATTTATGCTCCGTTTATGTCTAGGCCTCCTGCAGCCCTTGGCTGTCTTCCAAGAAGCAGCCCTTACCATGGGTTAGTGGCGTTGAAGTCAGCCTGAGTCCAAGCCTTCCAGGCTGAGCTGCCAGCTCCGAGGAGCAAGCACAAACAGGGCCTAAGGAGACAGGGGTTCACTGAGGACCCTGGCAGGGCTTCGGTGGACTGAAGGAGAAAAGGGGAGTGAGAACTTTGGATCTGCACCCATGGCATGGCCAAATACTGGACAGTAAGTATGAGCCAGGCAGGTTCCTGGGTCAGAGCACACCAGCCTGGCGAAAGCATCACACCCCCATCTCCTTGTGcttagatggggaaactgagatgcAGAGTGGGGCGCCCAGGCCACCCCGGTCTCGTCTCAGGTATTGGAATTAGGTGAGGCCTGGATGAGCCCATAAAACCATCATTTTGGGACCAGGACAGGATGATtctggagaggaagggaagggtgaGGGGATGGGACATGGCACACAGGGTAACTCGGGAAGAGATGTCACCTCAGCATCCGGCAGGAGACAGACAGCACAGTCAACTAAGCTGTGAGGAGGGGTTTTAATGAAGAGACTCTTTACAAAGGTGTAGGAGTAGGCAAACCATGAGACAGCACAGTCTCCTAGGCCTCAGAGCTTTGGGGCCCCAGGACCCAGGATGGAGGGGATCAGGGGAGGGGGTCACGGGGACCCAGAGATGAGTGAACTTCATGACGGTAGCTGAGGCCTCTGTTCACTTCTGGAAGACATGCGGGCTGCCCTGTTCCTGCTGAGGGAGAAGCAGCTGGGCATTCCTACCCTGACCTCCCACTGCCCTGGCCTCCTCCCTGTCCCTCTAACCTCCTCCTGGGAGTCTCCCCTGGCCAAACCCAACCCAGAGCAGAGGGCAAGGCAGCCATGTTAATGGTCCCTGTGGGTCAGGGCAGGGCAGCAGGGGTGAAGGTGGGGTGTGCAGGGGACAGGGACAGCTGGGGGGAAGAGCACTCCGTAGTGAGGGTGGGAGGCCTGGAGCTTTGCCATTTCTGTGTCCTGGGCCCCTGGCCCCAATATGTCTGCATATATGGAGGCTGATGAGTGGCACTCCTGAGCGTCCTGGCCCTTGATCCCACTCTGCTCTGCATGCCAGACCCCAGGAAGTCGGCACTGGGGTTCCAGGCCCTGCGACTCCCAGGGTACACCCAGCTTTTCCCTCCTGGGAGCCCTAGAATTGGGTCGGGGTCTCCTTTCCCAGTACCTTTACTGCCTCCTTCTTCCTGTGCCAGTAAAAGAAACATCTGGGCCAAGAAACAGGGTGGAGTCAGTCAGGGAATAGGTGTGTCTTCCCTGGGGATGCTGGGGCTTGGAGAGGTCACTCACCCACCTCCAGCTATGGCCAGGAGCAGAGCACTGCTGAGACTCACAGCCCACAGGGAGGTCCGCCAGTTCCTGGCTGGGGTGTGAAAGAGGGAGCCAGGTGTTTGGAGGCCAGGTAGGGCTACCTCGACTCAGAGAGAAGGCCACCATCCTCTCATTCTTTGATTCGTTCACTCACGATGTGTTTGCAAACACTAACTGAGCACCCTGTGTGCCCAGCACATATCTAGACAAGCAAACAATCATGGTGTGGGGTTCAAGGGAAATAGGACAGGACATGGGAGGGGAAGTGACAGTGAGGATGGCTGACAAGCCTCTGGGGTGGGAGGTGATCAGGGAAAGCTCCTTAGGAAACAGGAGTCTGAGCTGGACTCGGAAACACAAATAAGGGATCAGTTCAAGGGCAAGGCTGTGTCACCGGCACAGGACACACTCAAGGACAGAAGCATGGAGCTGTCCGTATGCACTTGGTGCACTTGGGGAGTAGGGGGCTCCCGAGGAGGGTGGGCTTTATCCAGGGGCATTGGGAGCCACTGCTGGTTATAAACAGGGAGTGTCATGGGTagaactgctccttgaaaagaAGTTCAGAGTGCGACGTGGCCTGGAGGGACAGGGAGGCTGATGGGAAATGTTGCTGTAGGTTAGATGAGAGATGGGGAGGCCTGAGAGTGGAGGTTAGAATGAAACTATGGGAACACATAGAAGACTTATTTAGTAAGACATGGTGATTCTCCGTGCTAAGTGGAGGGAGATTCCtggtttaggaggctgagggctTGAGTGAGGCCATTTGTTGAGAAGGGCCCTGGAGGAAGAGCAGGTTTGGGGGTTCGATGGGATTAggcatgtttctttttcttttcttttttctttttttgaaacggagtcttgctgtgttgcccgggctggagtgcagtggcacgatctcggctcactgcaacctccacctcctgagttcaagcgactctcctgcctcagcctcctgagtaaggaTTGGTCATGTTTCTAGGCATAGCATCTCTGAGAACCAACAGGCCTCCACGAGTGATGTCCTATAGGCAGATGCCTCCAAGGCTCTAGAGCTTGATGTGAGGACATCAAGAAATCCCAGGAGGTGCTGCCTTCACCCGGGGTGAGgataaagaacaagaaaagccTGAGTTGGGCAAAAGAGAATGACAGAGACAGCAACGGCTCCAGGAatgcagggcagggaggggagaggctggACAGGGTGGTGGCCACTGACCTGGGCAGAAAGTGGGGTCATTGCAGGAGAGGAAGTGAGTCCTGCAGTCAGCACAGCTGGTGACCTTCAGTGTGGACTGTATGTCTATGGGAGGGGAGGGACAGGGGCTAGGGGGTGCCAGGCGCCTTtcatccctcccccaggcccagtCCCCATGCATACTCACCACAGGACTCATTGCAGGCTGCCAGGGAGGGTGAGAAGGTAGAGAAACTGAGGTGCTGGGGAGGCAGACAGAGCCAAGGGGGTCTGGGGTGCAAGTAGGAGATGGAGCCAGGGAAGGCATTCATGGAGAGGGGTGGGGCTCCTGGGGATGATCGAGGGGGCTGCAGAGTGAACTCTGCATGCCTTGGGTCTTGGCAGGTGTGGAGGGCTGGGCCGTGTGCAGGGATCGTCCCCATCCCTTACCCTTCTCCTTCAGCCCATCAGATATCTTATTCAGCCTCTCAGTAAAGAGATTCTTGTGCATGTAGATCTCTTCCAGAAGTACTGTTTTATCtgggcagagcaggagggaagGGGTGTTCAGTGTTACAACTTGCTCAAGGTTGGCTTTTCAGACCCTTGTTTCTACATGGACGTTCCAAAGAGCACACGGAGACAGATGGCATTCATCTCCCACCTTCACAAGACCTCCCACCCATGGCCACATGGGCCTCTGAGAATGCCTTGGAGGGTGGGCCTTTCTCAACCGAAGCCCCAAGGCCTGGGGACTCTTGGCTTCCTCACCATCTCGTAACGTTTTAATGGCTCGGTGTACTTGAGTGAAGAATTTGGCTGTTTCTTCTTCCAAATGGTCACGATCTGAGGATAAGATACAGGTCAAAGGGAAGTCAAGGGAGTAAGATCCCAGGTCAGGTAAAGAGGCCACATCCAACCCCTGATCTCCTGGCTGTGCCTCACCAAGGTACCAGGGTTTGAGAAAATTATTATCCTCTAGGAACAGGGAGTGAATGCTTTGAGAAAGTTCTGTGGGTGGCCCTGGGGTCCCCCAGAGAATCTGTAGGTCATAGTCTATCAAGGCAGACAGTTCTGGCCAGCAGCGGAGGCAGTTCTTCCCTTCCatggcaggcaggagacagatgaTCAGGAGAGACAGCATCTTCTGGGGTCCTCCTACTGTGCCCTGCTGCCCTGTCTGGTAGTTCCATGTGGAACACTGGTGTTCTGTCCCCTTGGGAACCACATTCTTTTGGCAGGACAAAGTGCATTCTGTAGGGCAAGGCAAGGCTCAGCTGTGGTGTCATGATATGAACCCAAGCTTTGAGATCGGACCCAAGTGGAGCCTCGGTACGTAGTTCCTCCTCTGAACTTGGAGTCACATGCTCAGCAGGGAAGGTCCTTGTGAGGATCAGAGGGATAGCTGCACTGCCTGTGGTGGGTGCTCAGCTATCCTAACTGTGTTCATCTGGTGTGGAAGAGTTTAACAGAACTGAAATTTGAGAGGCAGAAAAGAACAGCACAGTGAGAGGGTTAGTTGAGCGAAGAGAATCAGAATCTCTTCACACTTTTCCACAAAGAAGTGGTCAACCAAGGAGAAGTTGATGGAAGAAACATGTTTTCATGGCATATATAAACTGGCAGCTGTCTCGTGTTTGGTCAAGCCAGAGGGGCTTAGCTCCTAACACCACAGTGCAGGCAAAGAGTATAGACAAGTTCCAGTCAGCATTGTATGGAAGTGCAGAGAGAGAAGCCACGTTCAGAGCAGTGGTTCTTTTGTGCAATGCACCCTGAAAAAAGGCAAAACTCCCTACTCTTTTGTAATAAAGCCAGTGGGATCCTTGTCACTCCTCAGCTGGCAAGCTTTGCCCTTCCATGCCATGCTTCTGAGTGCCTTGGGCTGGATCATGGGCAGCTAAGACCACTAGGCATTTAAGGAATGCCTCTAATGTGACCAAGAGACAAAAACCATAGCAAGAATTCAAaacaaaggcaaacaaaaactGCAGGAAATAGGAAGAGTACAGACTTATGACAAGAAGCAGAATAAAACTTAGAacctagccgggcacggtggatcacacctgtaatcccagcactttgggaggccaaggtgggtggatcacctgaggtcgggagttcgagaccagcttgaccaacatggagaaaccctgtctctgctaaaaatacaaaattagccaggtgtggtggtacatgcctgtaatcccagctacttgggagattgaggcaggagaatcgcttgaacctgggaggcagaggatatGGTGAGtctgagcctagatcatgccattgcaactccagtctgggcaacaaaagtgaaactccagttaaaaaaacaaaaaaacaaaaaacaaaacaaaacaaaaaaaccttagaaCCCAATTACCATTAAATTGAcaaaatattgtttttcccagACAAGAAGAAGTTGCTATGTAAAAGAAAGAGTTATTGGAGACTAAAAATATGATAgcgtaaatttaaaaaatccataaaagTGTTGGGAGATCATTTCGGAAATGTTCCAGACAGAAGTACAAAAAGACAGAGATGGGaaacaggaaataaaagaaaataaaattagataatcAATCCATGAGGTCCAACATCCAGCTAATACAAGttccagaaagaaaatggagaggtgaaaattatttataatagaagTTGTGTCAtaagtatatacagaaagagattCTATTGTGTAGGGAGAGGGATGTGGCATTGAGGTTTACTAGAAGAAGtagttgaggctgggtgcggtggctcatgcctgtaatcccagtactttgggaggcaaagggaggtggataacttgaggtcaagagttcaagaccagcctggctaacatggtgaaaccctctcactactaaaaatacaaaaaattagccaggtgtggtggcacgtgcctgtaatcccagctactcaggaaactgaggcaggagaatcgcttgaacctagggggcgaaggttgcagtgagcccggtttgcaccactgcactctagcctgggcaataaagtaagactctgtctcaaaaaaaagaaaaaaaaagaagaaacagttgAATTAATAAATTCAGGTTGTGCTAGTTAGGTGGGCTCTGTGATGGGAGGTAGATTCTGAGTACTGCAGAGATGTTGCTCTATCCCTGGCTTTGTATGGAATCAATGGTGAGGAATAAGCCTGTTTTTTTCTACTCAGTCAATACCTCTGGAAAGGCAAGGCCTGGAAGGGTCCCAAAACAAAACTTCCATGTCCTCAGGATGCATCACCCTCTAGGCACATTGGTGTTTGTCAACACCAGAAAGTTCACGCAAGACATGGTGTTCAGAATTTTTACTGGAGTTTCATTATGTAGGTGTGATTGACTGAATCATTGGCCATGTGACTGAACTCGATCTCCAGGCCCTGTCCCTCCCTGGAGGTTGAGCTGATATTCCCTGGCTCAAAgccccaaccctctaatcacatggttAGTCTCTCTCTTGTGGTCAGCTCCTATCCTGAGTCATTTTGTTAATATAAAAGGGTATGGTTAGGTAGGGTCTCATAAGCCCACCATGAATAATAGACcctcctatcactcaggaaatttcTGAGGATAAAGAGATTCTCTCCCAGGTACCAGGGACAAAGGATAGCCAGATTCTTTGCCATACAACAATAGCATGTAAAGTTCTGATTACCCGTTAACATTTGGGCATGAATTCATTCAGATCTAGGCTTTGTAATGCTTCTGTGGGCTCCTGGAATCTTCTGGGAGGATCTCAAGTCCCAGGCACAAGCTTTTGCTTTGCCCATGCTGAGTTGTGGAGATATTAGAGTAGAGGCAATTAGAAATCCATGGAAAAGTGGAACATGACAAGGGTATCTATCTTAGCAAATTAACTCACTTGTTTGGTAAAATCATCTTAGAGGTCATTGACCTGCAAATCCTTTCCGGTTATTATAGGAACCTTGTCTGAAAGAACAACATTTGATATATTCAAGAGACTGGCATCTGGTTGGTCAATGCCTTTATAAAGGGTTGGATttagttgtttgattttttaatggaaaaattacaaaaagttcATAATCAGACAACCTATCATAAATGaaatattcatttcattttctttctggttaAAACTTGTGTCTTGAAATGCTTTGTTGTGTCTACTTAGAATGATCAATGGGGATGCCTGGGGGGAATCTCTCTTGCAGAATTTGTTGGTAGAGAACATTAAAATTGCATGAAGCCAGTCATGTAATTTTAATGACCATCAAAAGGATTTTGACGAGAATTTAAAGTGAGATGATGCTTCTGGGAAAGGTTGAAACCTTGGGTGTTCAAGGAGGCAAGTTTCTCGATCTATAGGGCGCTCCCTTGTCTACCCCTGCTGCTGGGCAGAGACATTCCCTAGTTAGTGGCTGTGGCCAGATAATCTGCAAAACAAAGAGCACCTGGCTGTCTCCCTCTGGTCCTAGAGAGCCATGCAGGGCTAGTGCTGGCCGTGGCCTTGCCCAGGACTCAGTGTAGCCCATTCACTGCTCCAGGGAGAAGTGGCTGAGGCCCTGAGGGGAACAGATGAGGGTTCACATTCATGCTTTGTGCCCTCCAGACCAGTGCCTGCCACTCTACTCCTACTCCCCTTTCTCCTGAGTTCTTTCCATTTTCCTGCTATTGAGCTCAGCTCTGCATCCGTGAAGCCTGCTCAGGTCTCTCCACCCACAGAGATTTCCACGTCCTCTCATTTTTGTCAGGGCCCATGTTTGTGTCTTTCATTAGGCAATTAGTGGCATGCCGACTTGTGACAGGCTTTCTGTTGATTCAAAATGTCATTAAAATCTGCTGTAACCTATGCTTTCTCAGGTCTTACCAGCCTGCTTCTAAAAGCAGTGTTACAGTCACAATGGCACATCCTTGGGCCATCTCCTTTTGGCAAGGTCTGCTCTCCTG
Protein-coding regions in this window:
- the TEX51 gene encoding testis-expressed protein 51 isoform X10, whose protein sequence is MLSLLIICLLPAMEGKNCLRCWPELSALIDYDLQILWGTPGPPTELSQSIHSLFLEDNNFLKPWYLDRDHLEEETAKFFTQVHRAIKTLRDDKTVLLEEIYMHKNLFTERLNKISDGLKEKACNESCDIQSTLKVTSCADCRTHFLSCNDPTFCPDMCWAHRVLS